GTAGCCGGGGTGGGCCGCCGGCGCGGGGGCCGCCGGGGCCGTCCAGGCCTGGGTGGGGGCCTCGGCGATTCCTGCGGCCCCCGCGGCCGGGCGGACCTCGGCCGTCCAGGCGCTGCCGTCCCACCACCGCTCCTGCGCGGTGCCGTCCGGACCGGTGACCGGGTACCACCCGGGAGGAGTGGATGTGCTCACGCGCCGTACCGTACCGGTCCCCGGCCGTGCCGGGCAGGGGCGTCGGGGTCACGACTTGGACGTGCCCGGCGCACACCGGTGCCGACGCGGCGTCAGCCGGCCGACACCCAGCGCCCCATCAGGACGTCGTCCACATACGCACCGTCGATCAGGAACTCCTCCGGCAGCACGCCCTCCGTCCGGAAGCCGCACCGCTCGTAGAGGCGGCGGGCGGCGGTGTTGCCGCCCAGCACGCGGAGGGTGACCCGGCGGGCGCCGGTCCCGTGGGCGGCCGCGCAGGCCGCCTCCACCAGGGCCCGGCCGACGCCGCGGCCGCGGGCCTCCGCCGCGACCGCGAGGCCCTGGATCTGCCGCACGTGCCGGTTGCCGGCAAGCGGTGTCGGTGCCGCGTGCCGGACGTAACCGACGACCCGTCCGGCGAGTTCGGCCACGAGGTAGCCGTCGGCCGGGCTCCGCCCGCCGAAGAAGTCGTGGTCGTCCTCGGCCCGGCGGGGCGCGACATCACTGACCGGCGACCAGGCCGCCCGGTCGAGATCGGCGAGCACCTGGCCGTCCCCGGCGCACGCCGCACGGATGGTCGGTTCGTCGGAAGGCATGCCCGCCATCCTAGGCCGCACCCGCACACCCACCCGCAGGCGAGCGGGCGAGAACACACCCCCTGAGCCGAAGGCCTGGGACGACCGGGCGGAGCGGGGACCGGGCGGGCGGGAGGGGCAGGGCAGCTGCCCTTCCGCCGCGCGCAGTTCCCCGCGCCCCTGGTGGTGAACCCGCCACAGGAAGCTCCCGCCCCGAGCCGAAGGGCGCGCCGGTGTCGAAAGGGAGGCGCGAGGGAGCGACGCAGGAGCGACGGAGCAACGACGGTCGGCGCCGGGTTCGAGCGCCCGGAGGCGAGCGGGCGAGAACACAGCAGCGACGACCGTCGACACCGGATCAAGAGCGGCCGTCGGCGAGCGGGCGAGAACACAGCAGCGACGACCGTCGACACCGGATCAAGAGCGGCCGTCGGCGAGGGGGCGGATGCGAGGATGCCGGTATGCGTATTGCGGTGACAGGTTCCACGGGTCTGATCGGTTCTGCCCTCGTCCGTTCGCTGCTCGCCGACGGGCACGAGGTACGGCGGCTGGTGAGGCGGCGCAGCCGGACGGGCGTGCAGCCGGACGGCACCATCGGGA
The Kitasatospora paranensis genome window above contains:
- a CDS encoding GNAT family N-acetyltransferase, encoding MAGMPSDEPTIRAACAGDGQVLADLDRAAWSPVSDVAPRRAEDDHDFFGGRSPADGYLVAELAGRVVGYVRHAAPTPLAGNRHVRQIQGLAVAAEARGRGVGRALVEAACAAAHGTGARRVTLRVLGGNTAARRLYERCGFRTEGVLPEEFLIDGAYVDDVLMGRWVSAG